In Anthonomus grandis grandis chromosome 6, icAntGran1.3, whole genome shotgun sequence, one DNA window encodes the following:
- the LOC126737879 gene encoding UDP-glycosyltransferase UGT5-like isoform X1: protein MMLLWLKFILTCLLLVYNVHSYQILGLFPMASISHHILTTKLIEGLAEAGHEVTMVSPYAAKNVPKHWKYRDIVLDGVDEKFQDYLKTMNLYEMDKANPIAIMRQMSNIMSEIVNNTITHPKMIELTNSNEQFDALIIEVFHLDALKAYASIFNCHQILLSSAGPSSWVNPTVGNPQPVSYVPHMFSGDFSKNLSFWNRSKNLVFYLLDYLMITFFSNSLQDDFVKQICSDGPSVSELRTNASLVLLNSHTSIYPALPLVPNMVEIGGYFIDPPKPLPKDLQNFMDNAKDGVIYFSMGSNLKSKDLPEPTKNGILKVFGKLKQRVIWKFEEDLPNKPANVLIKKWCPQADILAHPKMKLFITHGGLLSTTETIYHGVPILAIPVFGDQPTNAARAEADGYGLKFHYLDFTIEKFESYLIELLNNPKYSQAVKERSKIYHDRPMKPREAAVYWVEYIIRHNGAPHLRVAGRNLVWYKYFMVDVFAALLVVFGSLVYVVKLIVKKFCCRSMKSDRKQKVL from the exons atgatgttgctttggttgaaatttattttaacttgcttattattagtttataatGTGCACAGTTATCAGATTCTAGGATTATTTCCTATGGCAAGCATCAGCCATCATATTTTGACAACTAAGTTGATAGAGGGGTTGGCCGAGGCGGGCCACGAAGTAACGATGGTCAGTCCTTATGCAGCAAAAAATGTTCCGAAACATTGGAAGTACAGGGATATTGTGTTGGATGGGGTTGATGAAAAGTTTCAAG ACTATTTGAAAACCATGAACCTCTATGAGATGGATAAAGCCAACCCAATAGCCATAATGAGACAAATGAGTAATATAATGTcagaaattgtaaataataccATAACTCATCCCAAGATGATCGAACTGACCAATTCTAATGAACAATTCGACGCACTAATTATAGAAGTATTCCACCTAGATGCTTTAAAAGCATACGCCTCAATTTTCAATTGTCACCAAATCCTTTTAAGTAGTGCGGGACCTAGCTCATGGGTAAATCCAACAGTGGGAAATCCTCAACCAGTGAGCTACGTACCTCACATGTTTtctggtgatttttcaaagaatttatcaTTCTGGAATAGATCGAAGAAtctggtattttatttattggatTACTTGATGATAACGTTTTTCTCAAATTCCCTTCAAGATGACTTTGTAAAGCAAATATGCTCTGATGGCCCATCGGTAAGCGAGTTACGTACCAACGCCTCACTAGTATTACTTAATTCACATACGAGTATTTATCCGGCATTGCCACTTGTCCCAAACATGGTGGAAATAG GTGGATATTTTATTGATCCTCCAAAGCCATTACCTAAAGATTTACAAAACTTCATGGACAACGCCAAAGATGGAGTGATTTACTTTAGCATGGGCAGCAATTTAAAGAGCAAGGATTTACCAGAGCCTAcgaaaaatggaattttaaaggtttttggTAAATTAAAACAACGGGTTATTTGGAAGTTTGAGGAGGATCTGCCAAATAAACCTGCAAacgttttgataaaaaagtggtGTCCTCAGGCTGATATTTTAG CACATCCcaaaatgaaactttttatcACTCATGGAGGTCTACTCAGCACCACAGAAACCATCTATCATGGTGTCCCCATTCTCGCCATCCCAGTTTTTGGTGATCAGCCTACTAATGCAGCACGTGCGGAAGCTGACGGATACGGTCTAAAGTTTCACTACCTTGACTTTACCAtagaaaaatttgaaagttATTTGATTGAGTTACTGAACAACCCCAAATACTCCCAAGCGGTTAAGGAACGATCTAAAATATACCACGATAGGCCAATGAAACCTCGAGAGGCGGCAGTGTATTGGGTGGAGTACATTATAAGGCATAATGGCGCTCCACATTTAAGAGTAGCAGGGAGAAACCTGGTTTGGTATAAATACTTTATGGTGGACGTATTCGCTGCTCTGTTGGTGGTTTTTGGAAGTTTGGTATATGTGGTGAAACTTATTGTGAAGAAATTTTGCTGTCGATCTATGAAAAGTGATAGAAAACAgaaagttttgtaa
- the LOC126737878 gene encoding UDP-glycosyltransferase UGT5-like isoform X4, translated as MMLLKVISLCLLLVYNVNSYKILGVFPIAAVSHQILATKLMETLAEAGHEVTLVSPYPVKNVAKHWKYRNIVLDGIAEEFEDFLKNFNFYGGDNTNPITRIRQVFKMITDMTNNTLSHPKMIELVKSNEQFDALIVEQFNQDGLKAYASIFNCHQIIFSSTGPNSWINPTVGNPQPDSLVQQICSDCPSVSELHTNASLVLLNSHTSIHHAVPLVPNMAEIGGYFIDPSKPLPKDLQEFMDNAKDGVIYFSMGSNLKSKDLPEATKNGIIKVLGKLKQRVIWKFEEDLPNKPANVLIQKWCPQADILAHPNVKLFITHSGFLSTIETIYHGVPVLAIPVFADQFMNAKKAVAYGYGLKLAYNDPNFSEEALSALLDELLTNPKYHETAKFRSKLYHDRLATPIETLNYWVNYTLRYKGAKHLQVAGVQLPLHQYLLLDVVGFMVAGLVFSLWIVLVLFKRVRMIVKTGSKQKTQ; from the exons ATGATGCTGCTCAAAGTTATTTCACTTTGCCTATTATTAGTTTACAATGTGAACAGTTATAAGATTTTGGGGGTGTTTCCTATAGCGGCCGTCAGCCATCAGATTTTGGCAACCAAGTTGATGGAGACGTTGGCCGAAGCGGGTCATGAAGTAACGCTGGTTAGCCCTTATCCAGTAAAAAATGTGGCGAAACATTGGAAGTATAGGAATATTGTGTTGGATGGGATTGCTGAAGAATTTGAAG attttttgaaaaacttcaaCTTTTATGGAGGAGATAATACCAACCCAATAACGAGAATAAGACAAGTTTTTAAGATGATAACAGATATGACTAATAATACCCTAAGCCATCCCAAGATGATCGAACTGGTAAAATCCAATGAACAATTCGACGCACTGATTGTAGAGCAATTCAACCAAGATGGTTTAAAAGCATACGCCTCAATCTTTAATTGTcaccaaattatttttagtagcACTGGACCCAACTCATGGATAAATCCTACGGTGGGAAATCCTCAGCCA GATAGCCTTGTGCAACAAATATGCTCTGATTGCCCATCCGTAAGTGAGTTGCATACTAATGCCTCATTAGTATTACTAAACTCACATACGAGTATTCATCATGCAGTACCACTTGTCCCAAATATGGCAGAAATAG GCGGATATTTTATTGATCCTTCAAAGCCATTGCCCAAAGATTTGCAAGAATTCATGGATAATGCCAAGGATGGAGTGATTTACTTTAGCATGGGCAGCAATTTAAAGAGCAAGGATTTACCAGAAGCTACAAAAAATGGCATAATAAAAGTATTAGGTAAATTAAAGCAACGTGTGATTTGGAAGTTTGAGGAGGATCTACCGAATAAACCTGCAAATGTATTAATACAGAAGTGGTGCCCTCAGGCTGATATTTTGG CACATCCCAACGTAAAACTCTTCATCACCCACAGCGGCTTCCTCAGTACCATCGAAACAATTTACCATGGAGTTCCAGTATTAGCAATTCCAGTATTCGCCGACCAGTTTATGAACGCGAAAAAAGCAGTTGCTTACGGTTACGGGTTAAAATTAGCTTACAACGATCCTAATTTTAGTGAGGAGGCTCTAAGTGCCTTACTGGATGAACTCCTGACCAACCCTAAGTACCATGAGACTGCTAAGTTTAGGTCAAAATTATACCACGATAGACTTGCCACTCCTATAGAAACTCTAAATTATTGGGTGAATTATACCTTAAGATATAAGGGAGCAAAGCATTTACAAGTTGCGGGGGTGCAGTTACCGTTACATCAATATTTGCTGTTGGATGTTGTGGGATTTATGGTGGCTGGACTGGTTTTCAGTTTGTGGATTGTGTTGGTGCTGTTTAAGAGGGTTCGGATGATAGTAAAAACTGGGAGTAAACAAAAAACCCAATAG
- the LOC126737878 gene encoding UDP-glycosyltransferase UGT5-like isoform X2, which yields MMLLKVISLCLLLVYNVNSYKILGVFPIAAVSHQILATKLMETLAEAGHEVTLVSPYPVKNVAKHWKYRNIVLDGIAEEFEDFLKNFNFYGGDNTNPITRIRQVFKMITDMTNNTLSHPKMIELVKSNEQFDALIVEQFNQDGLKAYASIFNCHQIIFSSTGPNSWINPTVGNPQPVSNVPSSFSGNFSRELSFWDRSKNLASNLFEYFIMTFILHPIQDSLVQQICSDCPSVSELHTNASLVLLNSHTSIHHAVPLVPNMAEIGGYFIDPSKPLPKDLQEFMDNAKDGVIYFSMGSNLKSKDLPEATKNGIIKVLGKLKQRVIWKFEEDLPNKPANVLIQKWCPQADILAHPNVKLFITHSGFLSTIETIYHGVPVLAIPVFADQFMNAKKAVAYGYGLKLAYNDPNFSEEALSALLDELLTNPKYHETAKFRSKLYHDRLATPIETLNYWVNYTLRYKGAKHLQVAGVQLPLHQYLLLDVVGFMVAGLVFSLWIVLVLFKRVRMIVKTGSKQKTQ from the exons ATGATGCTGCTCAAAGTTATTTCACTTTGCCTATTATTAGTTTACAATGTGAACAGTTATAAGATTTTGGGGGTGTTTCCTATAGCGGCCGTCAGCCATCAGATTTTGGCAACCAAGTTGATGGAGACGTTGGCCGAAGCGGGTCATGAAGTAACGCTGGTTAGCCCTTATCCAGTAAAAAATGTGGCGAAACATTGGAAGTATAGGAATATTGTGTTGGATGGGATTGCTGAAGAATTTGAAG attttttgaaaaacttcaaCTTTTATGGAGGAGATAATACCAACCCAATAACGAGAATAAGACAAGTTTTTAAGATGATAACAGATATGACTAATAATACCCTAAGCCATCCCAAGATGATCGAACTGGTAAAATCCAATGAACAATTCGACGCACTGATTGTAGAGCAATTCAACCAAGATGGTTTAAAAGCATACGCCTCAATCTTTAATTGTcaccaaattatttttagtagcACTGGACCCAACTCATGGATAAATCCTACGGTGGGAAATCCTCAGCCAGTAAGTAATGTACCTTCTTcattttctggtaatttttCAAGAGAGTTATCATTCTGGGATAGATCAAAAAATCTGGCATCTAATCTATTTGAATACTTTATAATGACGTTCATCTTACATCCCATTCAGGATAGCCTTGTGCAACAAATATGCTCTGATTGCCCATCCGTAAGTGAGTTGCATACTAATGCCTCATTAGTATTACTAAACTCACATACGAGTATTCATCATGCAGTACCACTTGTCCCAAATATGGCAGAAATAG GCGGATATTTTATTGATCCTTCAAAGCCATTGCCCAAAGATTTGCAAGAATTCATGGATAATGCCAAGGATGGAGTGATTTACTTTAGCATGGGCAGCAATTTAAAGAGCAAGGATTTACCAGAAGCTACAAAAAATGGCATAATAAAAGTATTAGGTAAATTAAAGCAACGTGTGATTTGGAAGTTTGAGGAGGATCTACCGAATAAACCTGCAAATGTATTAATACAGAAGTGGTGCCCTCAGGCTGATATTTTGG CACATCCCAACGTAAAACTCTTCATCACCCACAGCGGCTTCCTCAGTACCATCGAAACAATTTACCATGGAGTTCCAGTATTAGCAATTCCAGTATTCGCCGACCAGTTTATGAACGCGAAAAAAGCAGTTGCTTACGGTTACGGGTTAAAATTAGCTTACAACGATCCTAATTTTAGTGAGGAGGCTCTAAGTGCCTTACTGGATGAACTCCTGACCAACCCTAAGTACCATGAGACTGCTAAGTTTAGGTCAAAATTATACCACGATAGACTTGCCACTCCTATAGAAACTCTAAATTATTGGGTGAATTATACCTTAAGATATAAGGGAGCAAAGCATTTACAAGTTGCGGGGGTGCAGTTACCGTTACATCAATATTTGCTGTTGGATGTTGTGGGATTTATGGTGGCTGGACTGGTTTTCAGTTTGTGGATTGTGTTGGTGCTGTTTAAGAGGGTTCGGATGATAGTAAAAACTGGGAGTAAACAAAAAACCCAATAG
- the LOC126737878 gene encoding UDP-glycosyltransferase UGT5-like isoform X3, with product MMLLKVISLCLLLVYNVNSYKILGVFPIAAVSHQILATKLMETLAEAGHEVTLVSPYPVKNVAKHWKYRNIVLDGIAEEFEDFLKNFNFYGGDNTNPITRIRQVFKMITDMTNNTLSHPKMIELVKSNEQFDALIVEQFNQDGLKAYASIFNCHQIIFSSTGPNSWINPTVGNPQPVSNVPSSFSGNFSRELSFWDRSKNLASNLFEYFIMTFILHPIQDSLVQQICSDCPSVSELHTNASLVLLNSHTSIHHAVPLVPNMAEIGGYFIDPSKPLPKDLQEFMDNAKDGVIYFSMGSNLKSKDLPEATKNGIIKVLGKLKQRVIWKFEEDLPNKPANVLIQKWCPQADILAHPNMKLFITHGGLLSTTETIYHGVPILAIPVFGDQPSNAARAEAGGYGLKLNFQDFTIEKFESYLNELLNNPKYSQVVKARSKLYHDRPIKPREALVYWVEYIIRHNGASHLKVAGRNLVWYKYFMVDVFAALFVAFGGFVYVVKLVVKKVCCRVKNSNRKQKVL from the exons ATGATGCTGCTCAAAGTTATTTCACTTTGCCTATTATTAGTTTACAATGTGAACAGTTATAAGATTTTGGGGGTGTTTCCTATAGCGGCCGTCAGCCATCAGATTTTGGCAACCAAGTTGATGGAGACGTTGGCCGAAGCGGGTCATGAAGTAACGCTGGTTAGCCCTTATCCAGTAAAAAATGTGGCGAAACATTGGAAGTATAGGAATATTGTGTTGGATGGGATTGCTGAAGAATTTGAAG attttttgaaaaacttcaaCTTTTATGGAGGAGATAATACCAACCCAATAACGAGAATAAGACAAGTTTTTAAGATGATAACAGATATGACTAATAATACCCTAAGCCATCCCAAGATGATCGAACTGGTAAAATCCAATGAACAATTCGACGCACTGATTGTAGAGCAATTCAACCAAGATGGTTTAAAAGCATACGCCTCAATCTTTAATTGTcaccaaattatttttagtagcACTGGACCCAACTCATGGATAAATCCTACGGTGGGAAATCCTCAGCCAGTAAGTAATGTACCTTCTTcattttctggtaatttttCAAGAGAGTTATCATTCTGGGATAGATCAAAAAATCTGGCATCTAATCTATTTGAATACTTTATAATGACGTTCATCTTACATCCCATTCAGGATAGCCTTGTGCAACAAATATGCTCTGATTGCCCATCCGTAAGTGAGTTGCATACTAATGCCTCATTAGTATTACTAAACTCACATACGAGTATTCATCATGCAGTACCACTTGTCCCAAATATGGCAGAAATAG GCGGATATTTTATTGATCCTTCAAAGCCATTGCCCAAAGATTTGCAAGAATTCATGGATAATGCCAAGGATGGAGTGATTTACTTTAGCATGGGCAGCAATTTAAAGAGCAAGGATTTACCAGAAGCTACAAAAAATGGCATAATAAAAGTATTAGGTAAATTAAAGCAACGTGTGATTTGGAAGTTTGAGGAGGATCTACCGAATAAACCTGCAAATGTATTAATACAGAAGTGGTGCCCTCAGGCTGATATTTTGG CACATCCCAACATGAAACTATTTATCACTCATGGAGGTCTACTCAGCACCACAGAAACCATTTATCATGGTGTGCCAATTCTCGCGATCCCAGTTTTTGGTGATCAACCCAGTAATGCAGCACGTGCGGAAGCTGGAGGCTACGGTCTAAAGCTCAACTTTCAAGACTTTACTATAGAAAAATTCGAAAGCTACTTGAACGAATTACTAAACAACCCCAAGTACTCCCAAGTAGTTAAGGCGCGCTCTAAACTATACCATGATAGGCCAATAAAACCTCGAGAGGCGTTAGTGTATTGGGTAGAGTACATTATAAGGCATAATGGAGCTTCACATTTAAAGGTGGCAGGGAGAAACCTAGTTTGGTATAAATACTTTATGGTGGATGTATTTGCTGCTTTGTTCGTGGCTTTTGGAGGATTTGTATATGTGGTCAAACTTGTGGTGAAGAAAGTTTGCTGCCGGGTCAAGAATAGTAATAGGAAACAGAAAGTTTTGTAA
- the LOC126737878 gene encoding UDP-glycosyltransferase UGT5-like isoform X1 — MGIVNLLFEQFSLKMNVTQIFLICCVTFQCVFGGRLLGIFPIPGGSHYILASRLMKELAKDGHHVTMITPYPTKGLEKEFSWDDIVIEGLADHYFAMFSKINIFEDSNRSAFQRVASYQDLMMHWLNETLYHPKVRALMTPDTKFDAVVMEDFFNDAHKYFAYHFQCPLILMSSMGPIPWVNNKVANPSPPSYIPHAFYAGDFDPKNFWDRFFNFWDYVIDLAIDNFYFKPLHNDVLQKAFPGAPRVQDLNENVSLILLNSHESLLQSVPLVPSMVQIGGYHVDAPSPLPKDLKEVLDNAKDGVVYFCMGSNIKAKEMDVKKKQAFVNALGRLKQKVLWKFEDTNITLPKNIIVRSWMPQKDILAHPNVKLFITHSGFLSTIETIYHGVPVLAIPVFADQFMNAKKAVAYGYGLKLAYNDPNFSEEALSALLDELLTNPKYHETAKFRSKLYHDRLATPIETLNYWVNYTLRYKGAKHLQVAGVQLPLHQYLLLDVVGFMVAGLVFSLWIVLVLFKRVRMIVKTGSKQKTQ, encoded by the exons atgggAATAGTAAACCTACTATTCGAACAGTTCAGTTTGAAAATGAACGTCACACAGATTTTCTTAATATGTTGTGTTACTTTTCAATGTGTTTTCGGTGGCAGATTATTGGGAATTTTTCCTATTCCCGGTGGAAGCCATTATATTTTGGCTAGTAGACTGATGAAGGAACTTGCAAAGGACGGACACCATGTGACAATGATTACTCCTTACCCTACAAAAGGATTGGAAAAGGAGTTTTCGTGGGATGATATTGTTATTGAAGGGCTGGCTGATCATTATTTTg CAATGttctcaaaaataaacattttcgaGGACAGCAACCGTAGCGCCTTCCAACGGGTAGCCTCTTATCAAGACCTGATGATGCATTGGTTAAACGAAACGTTGTACCACCCCAAGGTTAGGGCTCTTATGACCCCAGATACCAAGTTTGACGCGGTGGTCATGGAGGACTTTTTCAATGACGCAcacaaatattttgcttatcaTTTTCAATGTCCATTAATCCTGATGTCCTCCATGG GTCCAATACCATGGGTTAACAACAAGGTGGCGAATCCCTCTCCACCTTCCTATATTCCGCATGCCTTTTATGCGGGCGATTTCGACCCAAAGAACTTTTGGGAtagattttttaacttttgggaTTACGTAATTGACCTTGCAATCGATAATTTCTATTTCAAGCCTCTCCATAATGACGTACTCCAAAAAGCTTTTCCAGGAGCACCGAGAGTGCAAGACCTGAACGAGAATGTATCTTTAATACTATTAAACTCCCATGAAAGTCTTTTGCAGTCAGTACCTCTGGTACCAAGCATGGTGCAAATTGGGGGGTACCACGTGGATGCTCCAAGCCCTTTACCTAAAGACTTAAAggaagtgttagataatgctaAGGATGGAGTGGTCTATTTTTGTATGGGGAGCAACATAAAAGCGAAAGAGATGGACGTTAAGAAGAAACAAGCTTTCGTGAATGCACTGGGAAGGTTAAAGCAGAAGGTGTTATGGAAATTTGAAGACACAAATATCACTTTGCCTAAGAATATTATTGTGAGGAGTTGGATGCCTCAGAAAGATATTTTAG CACATCCCAACGTAAAACTCTTCATCACCCACAGCGGCTTCCTCAGTACCATCGAAACAATTTACCATGGAGTTCCAGTATTAGCAATTCCAGTATTCGCCGACCAGTTTATGAACGCGAAAAAAGCAGTTGCTTACGGTTACGGGTTAAAATTAGCTTACAACGATCCTAATTTTAGTGAGGAGGCTCTAAGTGCCTTACTGGATGAACTCCTGACCAACCCTAAGTACCATGAGACTGCTAAGTTTAGGTCAAAATTATACCACGATAGACTTGCCACTCCTATAGAAACTCTAAATTATTGGGTGAATTATACCTTAAGATATAAGGGAGCAAAGCATTTACAAGTTGCGGGGGTGCAGTTACCGTTACATCAATATTTGCTGTTGGATGTTGTGGGATTTATGGTGGCTGGACTGGTTTTCAGTTTGTGGATTGTGTTGGTGCTGTTTAAGAGGGTTCGGATGATAGTAAAAACTGGGAGTAAACAAAAAACCCAATAG